Genomic segment of Gigantopelta aegis isolate Gae_Host chromosome 10, Gae_host_genome, whole genome shotgun sequence:
AatattttgcaatttttttttttttaagtttaaccttttgacaaaattaatgactatcattactgtatgattttcttaaccctaatcctaaacataacccattttctttctgggggagaccctccataccccctgttgactggttgcattcaatttatAGCACCATAcctaaaaatgtctttctggcagaaacaatGGTTATTACCCCCAACATATTTGTGAAATTTAGAAACTCATAAGAAATAATCAGGATTTtatcgggggtggggtggggggagagaaACAATTTGAAAATTAAGACCGCCTTCCCCATCCGCTAGCTTCACGGCCTTGTTTCAtgctggatccgccactggacccatgcatgtgtgtgtgtgtgtgtgtgtgtgtgtgtgcatatttatttgatttgattATGTAGCCTAACTACAATGTTACCAACATTTTTTCCAGTATTTTaactaataaacaaaactgtGGACTtgataatacataaatatttatttcttaatcCAATGACCTGGCATTGGTCAACACCCAAGTTAGTGTACACAAAAACATCATATCAAAAGTAACTTTAACATTCATAATACTAATACTAGATGCAACTAAAGTATTATGGACTAAGtgattcaataaaataatttaacattttaaagatattgatAAACAAAAATGCTTGAAGTCTCACAAATTTGAAAATACaatcaatgtatatataaaacatagaTTCTGATCAAGGTGTACAAAAAATGAACCTGCCAAATATCATTTTACAATATTAACACCAGACACAACCAACAATGGACCATGGACAAATTTCAATACAATTAATAATTCGGTAAATGCATATTTCACAAATAATTAGGTGTATCaattcatttataaatacaaaacatgaaCTTGTTTTAAAGTGAGTTTTTTTCTGCACGTGGGACAACAACGTTGTGTGTTAATAGCTTGAGTAATACACTGATTGCAGTAAATGTGTCCACAAACTGTAGAAAATATCTGTCTTCCACTTCTCCGAATCTGAGGGGAAAAAAGCAGAGACATCCAGTAAGAAATTACatgtaggaatgaatgaatgaatgtttaatgataccccagcaagaaacaatacatcggctattgggtgtcagacaatggtaaatgtaaacataatgtgatgatcaacatcaatatgaaaattcaagagttaaataaaaacagtgtaaagaactgtgtaaaaatacaaatatcacaggtaggtcaaattaaaatttagaataaaagtcagtatcacgtagaaattgtaataaaagttcaggatggaatctaaatttagaataaaagtcagcaTCACATAGAACTTGTACTATAATAAAAGTTCAGGATGGAATcaaaaggattccatcacatttctttgaccaaatTGATCTTTTCCAGTTTCTTTGAGATAattgcactccaccaaaatgtggtgtaCCATATGTAGGAATCAGTGAAGTGGATTGATCCTACGGCCTATTGGACTACGGGTAAAATTCCCATCAACGAGTTCtagatattcattcattcatctctagatatttctgtgtttatatccaattaaggtttaagcacgctgttctcagcacacacctcagttatctggactATCTGTTCAGGACAATGTGTTAGTGATCAGTTGTTAGTGACaaagaagtcggtgtggtgGCTTTACACCTTACCcagtgagttgttaaactcgctctagatgggagtcggtaccgggagatgaacccagtacttactGTACCACTTTATGCCCGATGGCTGAAGCACTATACCACCGTAGCCGATTGGTGCTAGACAACACTCGCTATGCCTCTGAATTGTACAAACCTGCTTGGCATCATCTAGACAAATTGGACAGTTGATCTTGTCTGCAGCTGGTGATACTGCTGTAGACGCATTTGAATCTAGTCTTTCAGGGCTAAAAACATCAAGAGTCAATCTTACTTACACACTGttgaattatttaattttatctaaagtctaaaccaaattgttaataactaagataaattactctcctgccTTTAATTACTGGTAGATTTTTTCCACTTTTTGTACAAAcataaatcataaaaaaaactattacactgacatggattccacatattagactgaaaccatatcacctatatcgactCCTAGGACAAAACACATGCAATTTTTCTCCGTCTACCATTTCGCTTTTttgtggaatactcttcaagaggagAGGAAGCCTCCTAAATATGTGATGTAATTAATCTGACGCCATGATGAGTGTGTTATACCTTAGCACATGTCATGATGGAATCTGACTCCATATATTAGACTAACGatgtcaccaatatcgacttcgctgagattgcatagggcaaaatacatgcagtttctgccgtctgccattttgtttgtttatggaatactcttcaagaggggtggatcAATATGTCGTAATCTAACACCATCATGACATGTGCTAAGATATAATGTATTCATCATCACTGTAATGATTTTTTCacaatttgtgtctggacaaaattttgggggaaatctaacagtaattaaaggtaggagagtcatttatcgtagttgttaacaatttggttcggactctAAGATAAGATAACAGTTAAAAGGAACTCCTttgtttgctgtcattgtagcatgtttacaaccaacagatcctttttgatgactaaaatgacatatagatatacatgtactttcctatttagaatatcagtatctgtacatCTAAGAAGGTGTTTTTGTTGTCCTAATATCTTACAATGGTTACAAACTCCGGGTAGTCAGAGGCAGATCTAGTGGGGGCATCAGGGGCCGAGGGCCCCTAAATTttatgacagttataattttattattatattatttttttttttttttacgatccccctccaaacctctccCAAAACTCCCTAGAAATTCTGCCTCTTGTCATTGGGGccacccctaaatggattttctggatccgtcacTGGTAGTCCCCTTAAAAtaagaagtacatgtacattaagtcttaaaaacttttagagtccagactcaatctctaatgacatcacacttgtataatttgtatggcgttgtcatgacattagtgtatcagactctattagagtctcgagtctagactctaaaagttttataagcactaggCCAGGTCTAGTGGTTGACCAGTTAAAAATCAATGGAGCTGATTTCAGTCACACTGACAGaacaatctatatatatatcaagtgATGTCTGTCCTATAACCAACTACATTTTCCTCCAGTCTTTCTTTTGAAACATGACTACAAAGAATTATTGGTATACAATGTTTGAAAGATATTACAACTGATAATCACACATTTAATCTGTTGGTCATAatctataattttattaaaatttaaacatgggcataggaaggtgccaaagtGTGACGGGgggcacatatatatatatatataaatacatctaaaaatatataaaaaaccatcgctgctgctacaaagttaAGGAGCAtatgtcccccacccccacccttccTACACCAGTATTAAATAATGGTCTTTGTTGTCAtactaatgtttatagtagcccaaaccagatgtttaccttccaataatctggtacatgtatgtatgataacaaaactttaaagtaaaatgaaaagtaaCTGAGCACTACAGACATCAGCACACAACtggcaaacacattggatatacagacactggtattccaaacaagaaaatgtattgaatatgtCATTTCAGTCGCCTAAAACGCTCTGTTagttagaaacatcttacaatggctgcaatcTCTGGACAATTGcctcccctacccccaccctggAGACCttcaggcaaaatgagctgTCCGGAAAACTTTTAATAATGtgcatgtatttccatcattctactcacaatattagttatgataaactataaacataataagctttaaaaagagctataatatacatttgtagCCATATGATTTTTTGGGTCATTAAATTGGGAAAATGTGGCCATCACCATTCTACTTCTTGTTGCTGGCAAcgtttgatatatatatgtatgtttaattcaGAGAAAAATGCCATGTGGAATACAACAATTTTAACGCTTGAATATAACTGTATTATTAACCTGAACGGTGTTCCGGTAACATCAAATGGAGGAAGTGACTCTTCACTGTCCACGTCTATCATCCTCTGCATTCTCGTGCGACTACTCGTCACTTCAACATCAGCACTGTAGTTTGTGGTGAAGTGATATGAACGTAGTCTATGTCTGCGGTTTCGTGGACGATCCTCTACAATTAATATACAAGTTGTAAGGATCAAACTGATCCCAGTTTAACAGAC
This window contains:
- the LOC121384424 gene encoding E3 ubiquitin-protein ligase RNF4-like; protein product: MSLPRLSPQRIHRRRRIVSQERPRRRHSTRGVTVQPTVVLDDSLEPGNSGCIDLTSDDSFTGGNVIDLTSVNDSPVVLLSPVDEDRPRNRRHRLRSYHFTTNYSADVEVTSSRTRMQRMIDVDSEESLPPFDVTGTPFSPERLDSNASTAVSPAADKINCPICLDDAKQIRRSGRQIFSTVCGHIYCNQCITQAINTQRCCPTCRKKLTLKQVHVLYL